The Fructilactobacillus ixorae genome has a window encoding:
- a CDS encoding restriction endonuclease subunit S — protein sequence MRQLKKALQRHLFPAPGQLTPGFRFANFADNWQQQDIANLIIRNTTKNKQSTLNNVESISNQSGFVKQTSQFPNASLSPTNLSNYYIVNPGYFAYNPSRINVGSIAYKTGSHACLVSPLYVSFYTIPGINDQYFWEWLQTDAFINQRRRLSNRGIRDTLSFEQLAEMKLKFGSYQEQKMIADLLTIVDQQITITNQKIAKLEGLKKALLQKMIL from the coding sequence TTGCGACAGCTAAAAAAGGCGTTACAACGCCATCTCTTCCCTGCTCCCGGCCAGTTAACCCCGGGCTTTAGATTTGCTAATTTCGCTGATAATTGGCAACAGCAAGACATCGCTAATTTAATTATTCGCAACACAACTAAAAACAAACAGTCAACCCTAAACAACGTGGAATCAATTTCAAATCAATCTGGTTTTGTTAAACAAACCAGTCAATTTCCAAATGCTTCACTGTCACCAACCAATTTAAGCAACTACTATATTGTTAACCCCGGTTATTTTGCTTACAATCCATCTCGAATTAACGTAGGCTCAATTGCTTATAAAACCGGTTCACATGCTTGTTTGGTATCACCATTATATGTCTCGTTCTATACCATCCCAGGTATCAACGATCAATATTTTTGGGAATGGTTACAAACAGATGCTTTTATTAACCAACGACGTAGATTATCAAATCGTGGAATTCGCGATACATTATCATTCGAACAATTAGCTGAAATGAAATTAAAGTTTGGTAGCTATCAGGAACAAAAAATGATTGCCGATCTTCTAACCATAGTGGATCAACAAATCACCATTACTAACCAGAAAATAGCCAAGTTAGAAGGCTTAAAAAAAGCACTTTTGCAAAAAATGATTTTATAA
- a CDS encoding tyrosine-type recombinase/integrase, producing the protein MTKNKESQLFYEYLADWIKIYKQDAVRDVTLNKYRSSLKWVRRIAPTLYLKDLTKRTYQEIINEYAVTHEHQTTLDFHHQIKSAILDAVDEGLIPSNPTRNAVIKGKTPRKKKLKFLNEAELKKLIQQLDLGNEINWDWFLLLIIKTGLRFSEALAVTPNDFDFNSKMLRINKTWDYKSIQGGFQKTKNEASVRSIQLDWQLSMQFSLLIHGMPPEKPIFISNKRIFNSTINNHLKLLCKQADIPVITVHGLRHTHASLLLFGDVSIATVAERLGHSSMTTTQETYIHIIRELEAKDNEKIMHQMSKLN; encoded by the coding sequence ATGACTAAAAACAAAGAATCACAATTATTTTACGAGTATCTTGCTGACTGGATTAAAATCTATAAACAAGACGCCGTCCGCGACGTAACTCTTAATAAATATCGAAGTAGCTTAAAATGGGTCCGCAGAATTGCGCCCACTTTATATTTAAAGGATCTAACCAAACGGACCTATCAAGAAATTATTAACGAATATGCCGTTACGCATGAACACCAGACTACTTTAGATTTTCATCACCAAATTAAAAGTGCGATTTTAGATGCCGTTGACGAAGGGCTAATTCCCAGTAACCCTACCAGAAATGCAGTCATTAAAGGTAAAACTCCCCGGAAAAAGAAATTAAAATTTTTAAATGAAGCTGAACTAAAAAAATTGATCCAGCAGTTGGACTTAGGTAACGAAATTAATTGGGACTGGTTTTTACTATTAATCATTAAAACTGGCCTTCGTTTTTCAGAAGCCCTTGCCGTTACTCCAAATGATTTTGATTTTAATTCCAAAATGCTTCGCATTAATAAAACCTGGGACTATAAATCCATTCAGGGGGGCTTTCAAAAAACCAAAAATGAAGCTTCTGTGCGTAGCATCCAATTAGACTGGCAATTATCCATGCAATTTTCGTTGCTAATTCACGGAATGCCACCAGAGAAACCCATTTTTATTTCCAACAAACGGATTTTTAATTCTACGATTAACAATCATTTAAAATTATTATGCAAGCAAGCCGATATCCCAGTTATCACCGTCCACGGGCTCCGTCATACCCATGCTTCCTTGCTCTTGTTTGGAGATGTTTCAATTGCTACGGTAGCCGAACGACTAGGTCATTCTAGCATGACGACTACTCAGGAAACTTATATTCACATTATTCGTGAGCTAGAAGCCAAGGATAATGAGAAAATTATGCACCAAATGTCAAAATTAAACTAA
- a CDS encoding restriction endonuclease subunit S, which yields MKNVPEIRFQEFSAPWEQQQLSQVTVNLDVKRIPIAKSKRIPGTTPYYGANGIQDYVQGFTHQGKFILIAEDGARDVNDYPIQLVSYRIWVNNHTHVLAPKETVDWWFIGMSLHKVNMRPYLTGTGRVKLTKADLQRITITMPTRAEQTKIGAFFQTFTQLITVKQRKLAKLRQLKKALQRHLFPAPGQLTPGFRFANFADNWQQRKHHFSCKNLKVTKKHQNHNLVLSS from the coding sequence TTGAAAAATGTTCCAGAAATTAGATTTCAAGAATTTTCTGCTCCTTGGGAACAACAACAATTAAGTCAGGTTACGGTTAACTTAGATGTTAAGCGAATTCCAATTGCTAAAAGTAAGCGAATTCCCGGCACGACTCCCTATTATGGCGCAAATGGTATTCAGGATTACGTTCAAGGCTTTACCCACCAAGGGAAATTTATTTTAATTGCTGAAGATGGGGCCCGGGATGTTAATGATTATCCAATTCAGCTGGTAAGTTATAGGATTTGGGTTAATAACCATACGCACGTCCTTGCCCCGAAAGAAACAGTAGATTGGTGGTTTATTGGGATGAGTTTGCACAAAGTCAACATGCGCCCGTATCTTACTGGGACAGGCAGAGTGAAGCTAACTAAAGCGGATCTACAGAGAATCACAATTACGATGCCGACTCGGGCTGAACAAACTAAAATTGGGGCGTTCTTTCAAACATTCACCCAACTTATTACTGTAAAACAGCGTAAGCTTGCTAAGTTGCGACAGCTAAAAAAGGCGTTACAACGCCATCTCTTCCCTGCTCCCGGCCAGTTAACCCCGGGCTTTAGATTTGCTAATTTCGCTGATAATTGGCAACAGCGAAAACATCATTTTTCCTGCAAAAATTTAAAAGTAACTAAAAAACACCAAAATCATAATTTAGTCCTTTCCTCATGA
- a CDS encoding type I restriction-modification system subunit M, producing the protein MVLDAKTEALVWRTLNQTRGKMEPLEYKNYVFGIMFYQYLSKQAQAWLQAHAPATSLKAIWQAQPAQITAKMQSQLGYVIQPGDLFSDWQAAIEAGQFKLEMMQTALTRFQQRIAPVANAALSGIFADLDLTATRLGNTAKARTATITDMIKLMSEIELDDDSDVLGDLYEYLMGMFATHAATKTGEFYTPQPVSEIMAQIVTAGHEEATNYRLYDPTMGSGSLLLTTAKHLQHAKQPGTIQYYGQELLTTTYNLARMNLMMHQVDYRDFHLRNADTLTRSGTLETEGTVNESLKFDAVMANPPYSLRWDNQNRENEPQFEMGIAPKSKADYAFLLHGLYHLKQTGRMAIVLPHGVLFCGGAEGRIRKQLLEHHQISAVIGLPEKIFTNTEIATVILVLEKQRERDDVLFIDASHDGVKIKKQHQLRQRDVTQIVKTYLDRTDVDKYAHVASLNEIRANHYKLNINRYVDAVETAVPVNVAKVATEMQELHQREKRLIRELNGMLNNLSGSTAEKQNELRLIKKVLR; encoded by the coding sequence ATGGTACTAGATGCTAAGACGGAAGCCCTCGTATGGAGGACCCTTAATCAAACCCGGGGCAAGATGGAACCGCTGGAATACAAAAATTATGTGTTTGGGATTATGTTCTATCAATATTTATCTAAGCAAGCACAAGCTTGGTTGCAAGCCCACGCTCCCGCTACCAGCTTGAAAGCAATCTGGCAAGCCCAGCCCGCGCAAATTACTGCTAAGATGCAAAGTCAGCTTGGGTATGTAATTCAACCCGGTGACTTATTCTCTGACTGGCAGGCTGCGATTGAAGCTGGTCAATTTAAGCTTGAGATGATGCAAACAGCACTAACGCGATTTCAACAGCGGATTGCTCCCGTCGCCAACGCGGCGTTGTCTGGGATTTTTGCGGACCTGGATTTAACCGCTACCCGGCTGGGAAACACTGCTAAAGCACGGACGGCTACCATTACCGACATGATTAAATTGATGAGTGAAATCGAGTTAGATGATGACTCGGATGTGCTTGGTGATTTGTATGAATACCTGATGGGAATGTTTGCAACTCATGCAGCCACCAAGACGGGTGAATTTTATACGCCACAGCCAGTTTCAGAAATCATGGCCCAGATTGTCACCGCGGGTCATGAGGAAGCTACAAACTATCGCTTGTATGATCCAACCATGGGGTCTGGATCATTACTGCTAACGACTGCTAAGCATTTGCAACACGCTAAGCAACCGGGGACGATTCAGTATTATGGTCAAGAATTGCTGACGACCACGTATAATTTGGCCCGGATGAATCTCATGATGCATCAAGTAGACTATCGGGATTTTCACTTGCGAAATGCCGACACGCTCACTCGCAGTGGGACTTTGGAAACGGAAGGCACAGTTAATGAGTCCTTAAAATTTGATGCGGTGATGGCGAATCCCCCCTATTCACTCCGATGGGATAATCAAAATCGGGAAAATGAGCCCCAGTTTGAAATGGGCATCGCTCCCAAGTCGAAAGCAGATTATGCTTTTTTATTGCACGGCTTGTATCATTTGAAGCAAACCGGGAGAATGGCGATTGTCCTCCCCCACGGAGTGCTATTTTGCGGTGGGGCCGAAGGTAGAATTCGTAAGCAGCTCCTAGAACACCATCAGATTTCAGCGGTGATTGGCTTACCAGAAAAAATTTTTACTAATACGGAAATTGCAACCGTGATTTTGGTTTTAGAAAAACAACGAGAGCGTGATGATGTACTGTTTATTGACGCTTCCCATGACGGCGTCAAAATTAAAAAGCAACACCAATTACGGCAACGTGATGTTACGCAAATTGTAAAAACCTATTTGGACCGAACAGATGTTGATAAGTACGCCCATGTCGCTAGTTTGAATGAGATTCGAGCTAATCACTACAAACTAAACATTAATCGGTATGTAGATGCGGTGGAAACTGCAGTTCCGGTCAATGTTGCAAAGGTCGCCACTGAAATGCAAGAACTGCATCAACGCGAAAAGCGATTAATTCGGGAACTTAATGGCATGTTGAATAATTTAAGTGGGAGTACTGCGGAAAAGCAAAATGAATTAAGGTTAATTAAGAAAGTGTTAAGGTGA
- a CDS encoding ammonium transporter — translation MSVNVLFIFLCSILVLLMTPGLAFFYGGMVPRRDINNTLMAVFIMCCVPVLLWIVCGYSLSFSGNNWNLIGNLHNFFLHHVKLNAGAPTTGGSITNVAFLIFQMMFAVITPALFVGAVVERINFRFLLLFVVLWSLLVYYPLVHIVWGGGLLQSLGVLDFAGGLVVHINAGVTALLLAYFLGPRLIQEKGSPKSLSWVLLGTTFLWIGWYGFNAGSAFAINGIAMQAMLTTTVATATAMLIWIILDVFTKRNATLFGICSGAICGLVAITPACGYVSIESAMVIGALATMASYGFITVIKPLLKVDDTLDAFGCHGVSGIMGSVLTGLFASKAINPVVTHNGWLAGGNFHQFGIQLGATLFTVVFTVVVVTIIVLVLKQIMSMRMRHEEEIVKRELTES, via the coding sequence ATGTCGGTTAACGTGTTATTTATTTTTCTATGTTCGATTTTGGTCCTGCTGATGACGCCGGGCCTGGCGTTTTTCTACGGTGGGATGGTGCCCCGTAGAGACATTAACAATACTCTGATGGCGGTCTTCATCATGTGTTGTGTGCCGGTGCTTCTCTGGATCGTGTGCGGGTACTCACTCTCGTTTTCCGGGAATAACTGGAACCTGATCGGGAACCTACATAACTTCTTTTTGCACCACGTGAAACTGAACGCGGGAGCGCCGACCACCGGTGGTAGCATTACGAACGTTGCGTTCTTGATTTTTCAAATGATGTTTGCGGTGATTACGCCCGCACTGTTTGTCGGGGCCGTCGTGGAACGAATTAACTTCCGCTTTCTCTTATTATTCGTCGTGTTATGGTCACTCTTGGTGTACTATCCGTTGGTCCACATTGTGTGGGGTGGCGGTTTGCTCCAAAGCCTCGGCGTCTTAGACTTTGCCGGCGGGTTAGTCGTGCACATTAACGCCGGAGTGACGGCCCTGTTACTGGCGTACTTCTTAGGACCGCGGTTGATTCAGGAGAAGGGGAGTCCGAAGAGTTTGAGTTGGGTATTACTCGGAACGACCTTCCTCTGGATTGGCTGGTACGGGTTTAACGCCGGCTCCGCCTTTGCAATTAACGGGATTGCGATGCAGGCAATGCTTACCACCACGGTAGCAACCGCCACCGCCATGTTAATCTGGATCATCCTGGACGTGTTCACCAAACGCAACGCGACGCTGTTTGGAATTTGTTCGGGGGCCATTTGTGGATTAGTGGCCATCACGCCGGCCTGTGGGTACGTGTCGATTGAAAGTGCGATGGTTATCGGCGCGCTCGCTACGATGGCCAGCTACGGGTTTATTACCGTGATTAAGCCACTTTTGAAAGTCGATGATACGTTAGATGCCTTTGGTTGTCACGGGGTGTCTGGGATCATGGGCAGCGTCTTAACCGGCCTCTTTGCTAGCAAGGCGATTAACCCGGTGGTCACCCATAACGGCTGGTTAGCCGGCGGGAACTTCCACCAGTTTGGGATTCAACTCGGGGCAACGCTGTTTACGGTGGTCTTTACGGTAGTGGTCGTAACGATCATTGTGCTGGTCTTGAAACAGATCATGAGCATGCGGATGCGTCATGAGGAAGAAATCGTGAAACGAGAACTGACGGAATCATAA
- a CDS encoding aspartate aminotransferase family protein: MSQNQALLHQEAHGLAPASRIKFFDVVLKSGKGAILTDADNRDYIDLLSSASSTNTGHAHPHVVHAIQEQAARLIQYTPAYFATEPEIELVKRLTALAPIAGPVKVAFGNSGSDANDAIIKFARAYTGRQNVVSFTGAYHGSTYGSITTSAVSLNMARKIGPLLPGVVKVPFPSHWDQLPHETEAEFCDRLFAAFKQPFETYLPADETALVEIEAIQGDGGFCKAPARYLDQVYNFCQKHGILFAVDEVNQGLGRSGTMWSIDHFPNVHPDLIAVGKSIASGLPLSAVLGRAPVIDALAAPGNVYTTAGNPVTTAAANATLDVITDEHLVERSARLGATAREFFLNLRKQYPFIGDVRIYGLNGGIDVVNPATKQPDAIAASMLITRLLELGVLMITVRGNVLRFQPPLVIPEQTLHRAFQIIETACADLQAGRIAKPDHQIGW, from the coding sequence ATGTCACAGAATCAAGCACTACTGCACCAAGAAGCCCATGGTTTGGCACCCGCTAGTCGCATCAAGTTCTTTGATGTCGTTTTAAAGTCTGGCAAGGGAGCCATCCTAACCGACGCTGACAACCGCGATTACATTGACCTACTCTCCAGTGCTTCATCCACAAACACCGGACACGCGCATCCGCACGTCGTTCATGCCATCCAGGAACAGGCTGCCCGCTTAATCCAGTACACCCCCGCCTACTTTGCGACTGAACCAGAGATTGAATTGGTCAAGCGCTTAACCGCGCTGGCTCCGATTGCTGGTCCCGTTAAGGTCGCCTTTGGTAACTCCGGGTCGGATGCGAATGATGCAATCATCAAGTTCGCCCGCGCCTATACTGGTCGGCAAAACGTGGTGAGCTTCACCGGCGCTTACCATGGTTCCACGTACGGTTCAATCACCACTTCGGCGGTGAGCCTCAACATGGCACGCAAGATTGGTCCGTTATTACCGGGCGTCGTTAAGGTTCCGTTCCCCAGTCATTGGGACCAGTTACCCCACGAAACTGAGGCGGAGTTCTGTGATCGGCTGTTTGCCGCTTTCAAGCAACCCTTCGAAACCTACCTTCCCGCCGACGAAACGGCCTTAGTCGAAATCGAAGCAATCCAGGGTGACGGTGGCTTTTGTAAGGCCCCTGCTCGCTACCTCGATCAGGTCTATAACTTCTGTCAGAAACACGGGATTCTGTTTGCCGTTGACGAAGTTAACCAGGGACTAGGGCGCTCCGGAACCATGTGGAGTATCGACCACTTTCCTAACGTCCATCCTGATCTCATTGCCGTCGGTAAATCAATTGCTTCTGGACTACCATTAAGTGCGGTCCTCGGCCGGGCTCCGGTCATAGACGCCCTTGCTGCGCCCGGAAACGTCTACACCACCGCTGGCAACCCGGTCACCACGGCGGCGGCTAACGCAACTCTCGACGTCATTACCGATGAACACCTGGTCGAACGAAGTGCCCGATTAGGAGCGACGGCCCGCGAGTTCTTTCTCAACTTACGTAAGCAGTATCCTTTCATTGGAGACGTCCGCATCTATGGCCTCAACGGTGGGATTGACGTGGTGAATCCCGCTACAAAGCAACCCGATGCAATCGCGGCTTCGATGTTAATCACCCGGTTATTGGAACTAGGCGTCTTGATGATTACCGTCCGCGGCAACGTGTTACGGTTCCAACCACCACTGGTAATTCCGGAACAGACCTTACACCGGGCCTTTCAAATCATTGAAACTGCTTGTGCTGACTTACAGGCGGGGCGGATTGCCAAACCAGACCATCAGATTGGGTGGTAA
- a CDS encoding sunset domain-containing protein gives MIFFAILGIILIIVGFYFKSKNNHDSTIFWLTYGTLVAGFSLLIGSFNLKSLDSLLFLIFIIFIFYCGFTIFKNRTNQSKKREWIRKLILTIIAIFTITLPSAATTNNKPENSKMNQHTTKHKKHQQKTTKKADNKTNKNQDNKKEKQQQPSKNDAQKKPEKSEPASAQPSNEDNKAENQATPSSASNQDQNNNSQQSDTSNDYANQPSSTSPSNQQSDDSDKVNSASGPVIGNSRTMTYHTSNQANYKISSSNTVYFSSEAEAQAAGYHKALR, from the coding sequence ATGATCTTTTTTGCTATCTTAGGAATTATTTTAATAATCGTTGGATTTTACTTTAAAAGCAAGAATAATCACGACTCTACCATTTTTTGGCTTACCTACGGAACACTAGTTGCTGGGTTTTCCTTATTAATTGGCTCATTTAATCTGAAATCCTTAGATAGTTTACTATTCCTAATTTTTATCATCTTTATATTTTATTGTGGCTTTACAATCTTCAAAAATCGAACGAATCAATCCAAAAAAAGGGAATGGATCAGAAAGTTAATTTTAACCATCATTGCTATTTTTACAATTACACTTCCGAGTGCAGCAACTACCAATAATAAACCTGAAAATTCAAAAATGAATCAACACACAACTAAACATAAAAAACATCAGCAGAAAACAACTAAAAAAGCTGACAATAAAACCAACAAGAATCAAGACAACAAAAAAGAAAAACAGCAACAACCTTCAAAAAATGACGCTCAAAAGAAGCCAGAAAAATCAGAACCAGCTTCTGCACAGCCTTCAAACGAAGACAATAAAGCTGAAAATCAAGCAACACCAAGTTCTGCTTCTAACCAGGATCAAAATAATAATTCCCAACAATCAGACACAAGCAACGATTACGCTAATCAACCAAGTTCTACTTCACCATCCAATCAACAATCAGATGATTCAGATAAAGTTAATAGCGCTTCTGGTCCCGTAATTGGTAATAGTAGAACCATGACTTACCACACCTCTAATCAGGCTAATTATAAAATCAGTAGTAGCAATACCGTCTATTTTAGTTCCGAAGCAGAAGCCCAAGCTGCCGGTTATCATAAAGCTCTCCGGTAA
- a CDS encoding sunset domain-containing protein, with protein MFIFIISGITLLTFSSAGTPQLSVQAASHHAKTHHPSTAHHKKHHQRARHRQPQAVQTPTPKPATATSEPSTNDKPDPQPNSAVTIIGNSRTLVYHTPDQSNYHINSGNIVSFDSEAEAQAAGYHKATR; from the coding sequence GTGTTTATATTCATCATAAGCGGGATCACCCTACTAACCTTCAGTAGTGCAGGAACCCCCCAACTGTCCGTACAGGCCGCTAGTCACCACGCTAAGACGCATCACCCTAGCACGGCACACCACAAAAAGCACCACCAACGAGCCCGGCACCGGCAACCACAGGCGGTGCAAACCCCGACTCCAAAACCGGCCACCGCTACTTCAGAGCCCAGCACGAATGATAAACCGGATCCGCAACCAAACTCTGCGGTCACCATCATTGGTAACAGTCGCACGCTGGTTTACCATACTCCGGACCAGTCAAACTATCACATTAACAGTGGCAATATCGTTTCCTTCGATTCCGAAGCGGAAGCGCAGGCTGCTGGCTACCATAAAGCAACTCGTTAA
- the trhA gene encoding PAQR family membrane homeostasis protein TrhA, which produces MLNHFRNSRDYQILNEILSALTHGIGATVSIAGLVLLILRGVQEGGALRITCFAIYGSILMLFYLASTLFHSLSFTPAKHVFQIFDHSAIYILIAGTYLPYCLVTIGGWLGWITLLVIWLMALSGIIYKAMYGNRFPVVSTVIYVVMGWACLVDALPLWQRLNHLSFWLLLAGGVAFTVGAVLYSFKRILFGHVLWHLFVMLGTVLMYFSIYLGV; this is translated from the coding sequence ATGCTGAACCACTTTCGTAACAGTCGTGATTACCAAATTCTCAATGAAATTCTCAGTGCCCTGACCCACGGAATTGGGGCGACAGTGAGCATTGCCGGCTTAGTCCTGCTCATTTTACGCGGGGTGCAAGAAGGCGGGGCCCTCAGAATCACCTGCTTTGCCATCTACGGTTCAATTCTGATGCTCTTTTACCTGGCCTCTACCCTCTTTCACAGCCTCTCGTTTACGCCTGCTAAACACGTTTTCCAGATCTTTGACCACTCGGCCATTTACATCTTGATTGCGGGAACCTACCTGCCCTACTGTTTGGTAACCATCGGGGGCTGGCTCGGTTGGATTACTTTGCTTGTGATCTGGCTGATGGCGCTCTCCGGCATTATCTATAAAGCCATGTATGGCAATCGTTTCCCGGTCGTTTCCACCGTCATTTACGTGGTGATGGGCTGGGCCTGTCTAGTGGATGCCCTCCCGTTGTGGCAACGTCTAAACCATCTGAGTTTTTGGCTCCTGTTAGCGGGGGGCGTTGCTTTTACCGTAGGCGCCGTGCTGTACAGTTTTAAACGAATCCTCTTTGGTCACGTGCTTTGGCACCTCTTCGTGATGCTCGGAACGGTCTTAATGTACTTTTCGATTTATTTAGGGGTCTAA
- the rbsK gene encoding ribokinase yields the protein MEKKIVVVGSTNVDKVLNVPKYALPGETLAIDSYQQAHGGGKGANQAITAARSGAVTTFITKLGNDEDGQAMVAGFARDQINVDHLVTTDQAQTGQAYITVYQSGQNSIYVYGGANMELTAADVNAQADVIAQADRVIAQLEIPLPAILAAFRIAKQHGVQTILNPAPARELPAELLRLTDVITPNETEAQTLTGIEVTDEVSMLDNAMAFFSLGITMVIITVGAKGAFYATPQAHGFIPAFKVKAIDTTAAGDTFIGALATQLDLDNHNIEDAMLYANRASSLTVQTAGAQNSIPTRDQIVAANQKRTHSKERIEREKQQAAQSVAAWIPDHIVLGLGSGTTAAYFVQAIHDRIEAEHLDIECVATSVGTQQLAEQLGMRMLDVNTIDTVDITVDGADVVDDHLDGIKGGGAALLFEKLVANMSNRNIWIVDSSKPRKSLAGQMLPVEVIPFGGMGVFRYLRDHGYQPAFCFRDNGDILATDSGNYLIDITIPKGADLPDLAANLKKQTGVVEHGLFLNVCDELVIGGDEVQVIKRKATSV from the coding sequence ATGGAGAAAAAAATCGTGGTGGTCGGTTCTACCAACGTGGATAAGGTTTTAAACGTACCTAAGTATGCCCTCCCCGGCGAAACGTTAGCGATTGACAGTTACCAACAAGCCCACGGCGGGGGCAAGGGAGCCAACCAAGCAATCACGGCTGCACGTTCGGGAGCCGTGACGACCTTCATTACTAAGTTAGGCAATGATGAGGATGGTCAAGCGATGGTAGCGGGCTTTGCGCGCGATCAGATTAACGTGGACCACCTAGTTACCACGGACCAAGCCCAAACGGGGCAAGCATACATAACGGTCTATCAGTCCGGCCAGAATTCAATTTACGTGTACGGCGGAGCTAACATGGAGTTGACGGCGGCTGATGTCAATGCCCAAGCGGACGTGATTGCCCAGGCAGACCGCGTGATCGCCCAACTGGAAATCCCCTTGCCTGCAATCCTCGCTGCTTTTCGGATTGCCAAGCAACACGGCGTGCAAACGATTTTAAATCCAGCGCCGGCCCGGGAGTTACCCGCAGAGTTATTGCGACTCACGGACGTCATCACGCCGAACGAGACGGAAGCTCAGACCCTGACGGGCATCGAAGTCACCGATGAGGTTTCGATGTTGGATAATGCGATGGCCTTTTTCAGCCTAGGAATTACGATGGTGATTATTACGGTCGGAGCAAAGGGCGCGTTCTATGCAACTCCGCAAGCGCACGGTTTTATTCCGGCCTTTAAGGTCAAAGCCATTGATACAACTGCCGCCGGTGACACTTTTATTGGAGCCTTAGCAACGCAATTAGATTTGGATAATCACAACATTGAAGATGCAATGCTGTACGCTAACCGTGCCTCGTCTTTGACGGTGCAAACGGCAGGGGCGCAAAATTCGATTCCTACGCGGGACCAAATCGTGGCCGCTAATCAAAAACGGACCCATTCAAAGGAACGGATCGAACGGGAAAAGCAACAGGCAGCGCAGTCCGTGGCGGCTTGGATTCCCGATCACATTGTGCTGGGGTTAGGCTCCGGGACCACGGCAGCTTACTTTGTGCAGGCCATCCATGACCGGATTGAAGCAGAGCATTTAGACATTGAGTGTGTCGCAACGTCGGTTGGCACCCAACAACTCGCAGAACAGTTGGGGATGCGGATGTTAGACGTCAATACGATTGATACCGTCGATATCACGGTTGATGGCGCCGATGTGGTGGACGACCACCTCGATGGGATTAAAGGCGGTGGGGCCGCGCTCCTGTTTGAAAAGCTGGTCGCTAACATGTCGAACCGTAACATCTGGATTGTTGATTCTAGCAAACCGCGCAAGTCACTCGCCGGGCAAATGTTGCCAGTCGAAGTGATTCCGTTTGGCGGCATGGGCGTCTTTCGCTACCTGCGTGACCACGGATATCAACCAGCCTTTTGCTTCCGGGACAATGGTGATATCCTCGCCACTGATTCTGGTAACTACCTGATTGACATCACGATTCCAAAGGGCGCTGATTTACCCGATTTAGCCGCGAACCTTAAGAAACAAACAGGCGTGGTGGAACACGGACTGTTTTTAAACGTCTGTGATGAACTGGTAATTGGTGGTGATGAGGTCCAGGTGATTAAGCGGAAAGCAACAAGTGTCTAG